One Salvia splendens isolate huo1 chromosome 12, SspV2, whole genome shotgun sequence genomic window carries:
- the LOC121758310 gene encoding zinc finger protein JAGGED has translation MRPEANSLDLNNLPEDYTRDGKQTLGDTSSSAGKKKSGAEEEKDEGGKVYECRFCSLKFGKSQALGGHMNRHRQERETETLNKARQLVFSNDVAPPHINYVSSGGFHQASSSSMDEAFRSIYPAAPSRMFPTTPPPPQPQYGFPSPPHSDYYMLSNSCYAAPPPNGSFYTCIGAPVAAARGVDGDSSMHNQDHEGLGWARR, from the exons AT GAGACCAGAAGCGAATTCGTTAGACCTCAATAATCTACCTGAAGATTATACAAGAGACGGCAAACAGACCTTAGGCGACACCTCTTCATCTGCAG GGAAAAAGAAAAGCGGCGCTGAGGAGGAAAAAGATGAAGGTGGGAAGGTGTATGAGTGCAGGTTTTGTTCCCTCAAATTCGGCAAATCTCAAGCCCTTGGGGGACACATGAATCGCCACCGCCAAG AAAGGGAGACAGAAACCCTGAACAAGGCTCGTCAGCTTGTGTTCAGTAACGATGTTGCTCCGCCTCACATAAATTATGTCTCGAG CGGAGGGTTTCATCAAGCAAGCAGCAGCAGCATGGACGAAGCTTTCAGATCCATATACCCAGCTGCACCTTCTAGAATGTTCCCAACcactcctccgccgccgcagccACAGTACGGATTCCCGTCGCCGCCCCACAGCGACTACTACATGCTCTCCAACTCCTGCTACGCCGCCCCTCCGCCCAATGGGAGCTTCTACACCTGCATTGGTGCCCCCGTTGCAGCTGCTCGGGGCGTCGACGGTGACTCATCGATGCACAATCAGGATCATGAGGGGCTCGGCTGGGCCCGGAGGTAG
- the LOC121757535 gene encoding uncharacterized protein LOC121757535 — translation MAVDVSTPILSPRISFSHDLNELDFVPVESHIHLHLNPTIDFDFYIAQNLQLSSADELFANGKILPLPVHIKSTAPPTQIAPNFNKNDKNSKKKRLVEFLEDEEKPIAKSFWQFRRSSSVNCDRGGGLLRPLQFLTRSNSTGTVPNPKPWGLAKVMQKQNSMREAPINRRSSPAPGLNNQFYHYNKPSLGKSSSRSYNNGVRITPVLNIAPNYTVSLFGIGSLFSSKKSKKKRK, via the coding sequence ATGGCGGTCGATGTCTCCACTCCAATTCTCAGCCCTAGAATCTCCTTTTCTCACGATCTCAACGAATTGGACTTCGTCCCCGTCGAATCGCACATCCACCTGCATTTGAATCCTACAATCGACTTCGATTTCTACAtcgcccaaaacctccaactCTCCTCCGCAGACGAGCTCTTCGCCAACGGCAAAATCCTCCCCCTCCCCGTCCACATCAAATCCACCGCTCCACCCACTCAAATCGCCCCAAACTTTAACAAAAACGACAAAAATTCGAAGAAAAAGCGGCTCGTCGAGTTCCTCGAGGATGAGGAGAAACCAATCGCAAAATCGTTCTGGCAATTCCGGCGCAGCAGCAGCGTCAACTGCGATCGCGGCGGCGGCCTGCTGCGACCGCTGCAGTTTCTAACGCGGAGCAACTCCACGGGAACCGTTCCCAATCCGAAGCCCTGGGGATTGGCCAAAGTGATGCAGAAGCAGAATTCGATGCGGGAAGCGCCGATTAATCGGCGAAGCTCTCCGGCACCGGGGCTTAATAATCAATTCTACCATTACAATAAGCCGTCGCTGGGGAAGAGCAGCAGCAGATCGTACAACAATGGAGTTCGGATTACTCCAGTTTTGAACATTGCCCCAAATTATACTGTGAGTTTATTCGGAATCGGCTCTCTTTTTTCAAGTAAAAAatcaaagaagaagagaaaatga